The Anopheles coluzzii chromosome 2, AcolN3, whole genome shotgun sequence genome window below encodes:
- the LOC120953130 gene encoding hornerin isoform X1, whose protein sequence is MKEMVGGCCVCSDDRGWSENPLVYCDGQSCAVAVHQACYGIVTVPSGPWYCRKCESQERPARVRCELCPSRDGALKRTDNQGWAHVVCALYIPEVRFGNVTTMEPIILQLIPQERYNKTCYICQDMGKGSRANVGACMQCNKSGCKQQFHVTCAQQLGLLCEEAGNYLDNVKYCGYCQHHYSKLKKGGNVKTIPPYKPISHEANSSDGPSSPEKEMEPPPPQQHSSSSAAGSGGTGGGGGGGGGGGSGAGGSSSSSSGLKSSSRLSGEPSVGGSSSTSSSSSSSSSKQRKSSSASKSSSGSGSGASLSSSSSSSVLASGGGGGSGGSGASGMSGNSSMSTSSSSSSSSGVSSMSGSGGSGSVSNSSGSGIGGSGIAGSVGGSGSSKTSSGSSGGTGGGGSSGSSSKEKDKYSKSRDKSSKSSKSSSSSSTSGGSGSNFNNSTSTSSSAGGSSNQSKDVDMGGTAGSSSGSMGALGANASSQSSSQSGYSSTAGGGGSGPGGSSSSSSGSSSNSSSKHHSDKPDKGSGGGGSSSQGGGPLSTNSGVGSGRAASLSPAAIPTTLIIKPPQDHTGGSGKEPLSKEAIAKMSTSSNFTETIVVNSESVYNHAGSGSGNAGSTSVIESGKLAMGGSGAGSGGSGGSYGGSTGPTGGSSTGSSSSSSSGGKKRKADARSTPTSSVSSSEMLDANRDLIRDVAVSLVPLSLSKNDHIDPSSIASHEKSVKKAKTETSSPLPHPATALPAPEPNLQNVTPNLIQSAHTSSIISSASSSSASSSSSSGKHQQQQQHHHHQPTPHSPQQPASSQHTPSLVVSVPLSTATVPGVNLPASNNSNSSSHTGSSSSSSSSSSNVNHSASSNSNSTPNIVSPGHHQGSDRGGGGGSHINNSNNSNSNSGGNSNLYQQISHRAGDQLMNASANRSSPVIQQQSTAQNIIQSSSSSSSTAGSSSSSTVGPSIGHHHLERQSPSMRSSPAGVTTGGANVITSLHHSQSQQPDLLSPAGGGATVLQSVSPVPMSTIQRTSSPSTLHAGDNSSSSGGGGGGLKFGYEKQAPTTNARIAALQEEEASTGRRSRYGSHSRERSGGNGGNNSTGGAGNTGVGGGVSSGGGGGGGKTRTSKKRSQQQQQQQQQQQQQQQSQLPPDRGSPSIGIESSASGGSHRRGSSPSPSRRSSHGGGGGSGQSYSYGPAVDRNVDDHSPSRYHPSSSGGSNAPAAGGNNASNNGSVLSMAAGTGSATASVVVGNSSSQNSHHHQHLTPHQQQQQQQQQHSHLHHHHQPQQQQQQHHHQQHHQHHQHSHHQQHSAAMGDKLSSGGGTSAAPSSLHYSTGSSHSASSQHSSSAIANSNASNVTSTISSVASPAGPGATAAAAAAAASVATSSIASMSASSSTSSTAHSNNSSTSAAARNDGGSSSAGVHPVIEMAGSHGGSQSYQQHHHHHTSGGIISGYSQNASSNSSASTKSHQNTNNGSNMESFHQQQQHHHHHQQQQQYHGGGSGSHSVLSGSGNSGNSSISISSNSNNLSSNNNTSTITTTTTTNTTNITTTTTSNSSSNSGNNSNSKNTTIISSNSGNLSGTAGNSNTNNSTGSNHNLSNSSSSSSSGGTIVTAAANPNKKHRGASHHPSIVELSPSPSTSRTPEMIVSSGGVVPYSMSSTMTAASSSSYGGSSGGGGGGLKFSYEAQPTNPLSAVSTASMMGSSGSVIAAPQVKDSPPSSPGSDAGGSAAGTAIVSGRGTKRNRKMSSNAAAVNSGAGAVPTTSVAGQTGGPSIVPASIVAGGSADAKDGKLFQNGGSSSAAAGGSVVSATHMLGNQLNPSSSVAQKMSDQLSMEIEAHAYVPGPIDAVPTLMGPQFPGKNRTNNSQSMPVGAVGGGNSLSSMLTGGATATANGNTPQSLEQLLERQWEQGSQFLMEQAQHFDIASLLSCLHQLRSENIRLEEHVNNLVARRDHLLAVNARLAIPLNPTAALGGVGMIGGSGGSGPGAGGAATGGAGVGGAGIGSLPGQFNNIHGNGPIDANVITNASAVSNRSSRGQHGPNQQQQPGQQGPAGHFGSGAGSNAAGGGIGSLPQENGIDFRHTNSSHPATNSASIRRNSPSSQPFPSATTATGGGGGGGTTRGAPSTNSSSANNSTVQAQATGGTGSGEPVLPSTTGTTGRSSTLRPSSGPANVSSTGSNSSTGSSSSNNSNSISTGNGPTPAIGGGAGLNSSTVGPPAGTYHQGTREQQQQTIYNTAHQPTHQLRRDDIPLLLEHHQQEHLHHHAHSQPSHHQHQHHHHHQPPVASLPPLPPLPPTQAPLHLHPSVTGTAATLPPSSQGHSQQNHHHHHQQQQQSSSSSSSIMSQSNHPSSPQVLVSRVGVAPVTSSSIRTAPTAAASAHVPPRSVSNNHHHHHQQQQQQQQQSHHHPQHHHHHLHQHASHPYMHGNHLQQHRSASPPPTGSGHGPTTHPHHQLQHHHGSLNSIDGPMAGRGAAITTTPPPPPAPSQPAVVVVDRMMSGHSQRPPAH, encoded by the exons ATGAAGGAGATGGTCGGTGGATGTTGTGTCTGTTCAGACGATCGCGGCTGGTCGGAAAATCCGCTAGTGTACTGCGATGGTCAAAGCTGTGCCGTGGCCGTGCACCAGGCGTGCTACGGAATCGTGACCGTGCCGAGTGGTCCTTGGTACTGTCGGAAGTGTGAGAGTCAGGAGCGTCCGGCTCGGGTGCGCTGCGAGCTGTGCCCGTCCCGCGATGGGGCGCTCAAGCGGACGGACAACCAGGGATGGGCGCATGTCGTCTGCGCCCTGTACATTCCCGAGGTGCGTTTCGGGAACGTGACGACGATGGAACCGATCATCCTGCAGCTGATCCCGCAGGAGCGATACAACAAGA CATGCTACATATGTCAGGATATGGGCAAGGGGTCCCGTGCGAACGTAGGAGCCTGCATGCAGTGCAACAAATCGGGCTGCAAGCAACAGTTTCACGTCACCTGCGCCCAGCAGCTCGGCCTGCTGTGTGAAGAAGCTGGCAACTATCTGGACAATGTAAAGTACTGCGGCTACTGCCAGCACCACTACAGCAAACTG AAAAAGGGAGGCAATGTGAAAACGATCCCACCCTACAAACCCATCAGCCACGAGGCCAACTCGAGCGATGGTCCGTCGTCGCCGGAGAAGGAAATGGAACCGCCCCCACCCCAGCAACACTCCAGCAGCAGTGCGGCCGGATCAGGTGGAaccggtggaggtggtggcggtggtggtgggggtggCAGTGGGgccggtggcagcagcagctcgagcaGTGGGCTCAAGTCCAGCAGCCGGTTGTCGGGCGAACCGAGCGTCGGCGGCTCATCGTCTACCTCTTCCTCgtcatcgtcctcctcctccaagCAGCGCAAGTCCTCGAGTGCGTCGAAAAGTTCGAGCGGATCGGGCTCCGGCGCATCGCTttcgtcgtcctcctcgtcctcggtGCTGGCGTCCGGCGGGGGCGGTGGTTCCGGGGGCAGCGGGGCCAGTGGTATGTCCGGCAACTCCTCCATGTCCACCTCATCGTCTTCGTCCTCTTCGTCGGGCGTTTCAAGCATGTCCGGTAGCGGAGGCAGCGGTAGTGTGAGCAACAGTAGTGGCAGTGGAATCGGTGGCTCGGGCATCGCCGGAAGTGTGGGCGGTAGTGGTTCCAGCAAGACCAGTTCCGGCTCGTCCGGAGGAACTGGTGGTGGCGGTAGTTCGGGCAGCAGTTCGAAAGAAAAGGATAAATATAGTAAAAGC CGCGACAAAAGCTCCAAATCATCGAAATCGTCGAGCAGTAGCAGCACGAGCGGAGGAAGTGGAAGCAATTTTAACAATAGTACAAGTACAAGCAGTTCTGCCGGTGGCAGCTCCAACCAATCGAAGGATGTCGACATGGGTGGGACGGCCGGTTCTTCTTCCGGGTCGATGGGTGCGCTGGGTGCGAATGCGTCCTCGCAATCTTCATCGCAAAGTGGCTACTCGTCGACCGCaggcggtggcggcagtggACCCGGAGgtagctccagcagcagcagcggcagcagcagcaactcctCCAGCAAACATCATTCTGATAAGCCCGACAAAGgaagtggcggtggtggtagcaGCAGTCAAGGTGGTGGCCCTCTGTCAACGAATAGCGGCGTCGGATCGGGACGGGCGGCTTCCCTCTCCCCGGCAGCGATTCCGACGACGCTCATCATTAAGCCACCGCAGGACCACACCGGTGGCAGCGGGAAGGAACCACTGTCCAAGGAAGCGATTGCAAAAATGAGCACCTCGAGCAACTTCACCGAAACGATCGTCGTCAATTCGGAGTCGGTGTACAATCATGCCGGCTCGGGTAGCGGGAACGCTGGTTCCACGTCCGTGATCGAGAGCGGCAAGCTGGCGATGGGAGGTTCGGGAGCGGGCAGTGGTGGCTCGGGCGGTTCGTACGGTGGCAGTACCGGCCCCACAGGTGGATCGTCCACCgggagtagtagtagtagcagtagcggCGGCAAGAAGCGAAAGGCCGATGCACGCTCGACACCAACATCGTCGGTCAGCAGTAGCGAGATGCTGGATGCTAATCG TGACCTGATAAGGGACGTTGCCGTATCGCTGGTGCCATTGTCGCTGAGTAAAAACGATCACATTGATCCGTCGTCGATCGCATCACACGAGAAGAGTGTGAAGAAG GCGAAAACCGAAACCAGCTCCCCGCTGCCCCATCCGGCAACGGCGTTGCCAGCGCCGGAACCGAACCTCCAAAATGTCACACCCAACCTCATCCAGTCGGCGCACACATCGAGCATCATCTCATCCGCTTCGTCGTCTTCagcgtcctcctcctcctcctccggcaagcatcagcaacagcagcaacaccaccatcatcag ccAACGCCTCACTCGCCTCAGCAGCCAGCGTCGTCGCAGCACACACCGAGCCTGGTGGTGTCGGTACCGCTGTCGACGGCTACCGTACCTGGAGTTAATCTACCCGCTAGTAACAATAGTAACAGTAGCAGCCATaccggcagtagcagcagcagcagcagcagcagtagcaacgtTAATCATAGCGCTAGTAGCAATAGCAACAGTACACCGAACATTGTCTCACCAGGACATCACCAAGGTAGCGATCgaggtggcggcggcggcagccacatcaacaacagcaacaacagcaatagTAACAGTGGTGGCAAtagcaacttgtaccaacagaTTTCACACCGGGCAGGTGATCAGTTGATG AATGCCAGCGCGAACCGCTCTAGTCCCGTGATCCAGCAGCAATCGACGGCTCAGAACATCATTcagtcgtcttcgtcgtcctcctccaccgccggttcctcctcgtcgtccacAGTCGGCCCTTCGATCGGTCACCATCATCTCGAACGGCAGTCACCGTCGATGCGCTCGTCCCCGGCCGGCGTGACGACCGGTGGTGCCAACGTTATAACCTCCCTACACCACAGCCAGTCACAGCAGCCGGATCTGCTTTCGCCTGCGGGCGGCGGCGCTACGGTGCTGCAAAGTGTGTCGCCCGTGCCGATGAGTACGATCCAACGCACCTCCTCACCGTCGACACTGCACGCGGGTgacaatagcagcagcagcggcggcggcggcggaggaTTAAAGTTTGGCTACGAAAAACAAGCGCCTACGACGAACGCACGGATAGCGGCCCTGCAGGAGGAGGAAGCGTCCACCGGCCGGCGGTCCAGGTACGG ATCACACTCGAGAGAACGTAGTGGTGGCAATGGTGGAAACAACTCTACCGGTGGTGCCGGTAACACCGgcgtcggtggtggtgtttctagtggtggtggtggtggtggtggaaaaactCGTACATCCAAAAAGCgttcacagcagcagcaacagcagcaacagcagcaacaacaacaacaacagtccCAATTACCACCAGATCGAGGATCACCTTCGATTGGGATAGAATCCTCAGCAAGCGGTGGATCGCATCGCCGTGGGTCGTCTCCATCACCTTCACGACGTTCTTCccatggcggtggtggcggtagtGGGCAGTCCTACTCGTACGGACCGGCCGTGGATCGTAATGTCGATGACCATTCACCATCACGGTATCATCCATCGTCGTCCGGTGGTAGTAATGCGCCCGCGGCCGGCGGTAACAATGCCAGCAACAATGGTAGCGTGCTCTCGATGGCAGCAGGAACCGGATCCGCCACCGCGTCGGTGGTCGTGGGAAACTCTTCCTCCCAGAACAgccaccatcatcaacatTTGACAcctcaccagcagcagcagcaacaacaacagcaacattctcacctccatcaccaccaccagccgcagcagcagcagcagcagcaccatcaccaacagcatcatcaacatcaccaACATTCGCACCATCAGCAACATTCCGCTGCGATGGGCGACAAGCTTTCGTCGGGCGGTGGTACTTCTGCCGCACCGTCGTCGCTTCACTATTCCACGGGCAGTTCGCATTCTGCTTCGTCGCAGCATTCATCTAGTGCAATTGCTAACAGTAACGCTTCGAATGTAACATCTACCATTTCATCTGTCGCTTCCCCTGCCGGGCCTGgggctactgctgctgctgctgctgccgctgcttctGTTGCCACATCTTCAATCGCTTCAATGTCTGCTTCCTCTTCTACTTCCTCTACTGCCCACTCTAACAATTCTTCCacttctgctgctgccaggAACGATGGCGGATCATCGTCCGCCGGTGTACATCCGGTCATCGAAATGGCGGGCAGTCACGGTGGATCACAGAGCtatcagcagcaccaccaccaccacactagTGGTGGGATCATTTCCGGCTACTCTCAAAACGCTAGCAGCAACAGTAGCGCCAGTACCAAATCTCACCAAAACACCAATAACGGTAGCAACATGGAAAGctttcaccagcagcagcagcaccaccaccatcatcaacaacaacaacagtatcACGGAGGCGGTTCTGGTTCGCACAGTGTGCTGTCGGGCAGTGGCAACAGCGGCAACAGTAGTATTAGTATTAGTAGCAACAGTAACAACCTTAGTAGCAATAATAACACCTCCACtatcactaccaccaccactaccaacaccacaaacatcaccaccaccaccaccagcaacagcagtagcaatAGTGGCAACAACAGTAACAGTAaaaacaccaccatcatcagtaGCAATAGCGGCAACCTGAGTGGCACCGCCGGCAACAGTAATACTAACAACAGCACCGGAAGCAACCATAATCTATctaacagtagcagcagcagcagtagcggcgGTACCATCGTAACAGCGGCTGCCAATCCGAACAAAAAGCACCGGGGGGCTTCGCATCATCCATCAATCGTTGAACTTTCGCCATCGCCATCTACTTCCAGAACGCCGGAAATGATCGTATCCAGCGGCGGTGTCGTCCCCTACAGCATGAGCTCGACGATGACAGCGGCCTCTTCCTCGTCGTACGGTGGTAGTTccggtggtggaggaggagggctAAAGTTCTCGTACGAGGCTCAGCCCACGAACCCGTTGTCTGCAGTATCGACCGCATCGATGATGGGCAGTAGCGGCAGCGTGATTGCGGCCCCGCAAGTCAAGGATTCTCCCCCGAGCTCGCCCGGATCGGATGCGGGCGGCAGTGCCGCCGGCACAGCGATCGTTAGCGGTCGGGGAACGAAACGCAACCGTAAGATGTCTTCGAATGCGGCGGCCGTGAACAGTGGTGCCGGGGCAGTGCCAACGACATCGGTAGCAGGACAGACCGGTGGACCGTCGATTGTACCGGCTTCGATCGTGGCCGGTGGAAGCGCCGATGCCAAGGATGGCAAACTGTTTCAGAACGGAGGCAGCAGTAGTGCGGCCGCCGGCGGTTCGGTCGTGTCGGCTACCCATATGTTGGGTAATCAGCTGAATCCGAGCAGTAGCGTGGCGCAGAAAATGTCCGACCAGCTGAGCATGGAGATCGAGGCGCACGCGTACGTACCCGGTCCAATCGATGCAGTGCCGACACTGATGGGACCACAGTTCCCGGGAAAG AATCGCACAAACAATTCCCAATCGATGCCTGTCGGAGCGGTAGGTGGCGGTAACTCGTTAAGCTCGATGCTAACGGGCGGTGCTACGGCGACGGCGAACGGGAACACTCCGCAAAGCTTGGAGCAGCTGCTGGAGCGGCAATGGGAACAAGGATCTCAGTTTCTTATGGAACAAGCGCAACACTTCGACA TTGCCTCTCTGCTGTCCTGTCTCCATCAGTTGCGGAGCGAGAACATTCGGCTGGAAGAGCACGTCAACAATTTGGTCGCACGAAGAGATCATCTGTTAGCGGTCAATGCTCGTTTGGCTATACCGCTGAACCCTACTGCGGCGCTGGGCGGTGTTGGCATGATTGGAGGGTCGGGCGGATCGGGTCCCGGTGCCGGCGGGGCAGCGACTGGTGGCGCCGGTGTCGGTGGTGCTGGTATCGGATCTCTGCCAG GGCAATTCAACAACATCCACGGCAATGGGCCAATCGATGCCAATGTCATCACCAACGCGTCGGCAGTGTCGAACCGATCTAGCCGGGGGCAGCACGGAccgaaccagcagcagcagcccggccAGCAGGGTCCGGCCGGCCACTTTGGGTCGGGGGCGGGAAGTAATGCGGCCGGTGGCGGTATTGGTAGTCTGCCCCAGGAGAATGGTATCGATTTCCGACACACGAACTCCTCGCATCCGGCCACAAACAGTGCATCGATAAG GCGCAACTCTCCTTCAAGCCAACCGTTCCCATCAGCTACTACTGcaactggtggtggtggcggtggtggaacCACACGGGGGGCGCCCTCCACTAATTCGTCCTCAGCGAACAACAGCACGGTCCAAGCGCAGGCAACGGGGGGCACTGGTTCGGGTGAGCCGGTTCTCCCTTCCACCACCGGTACTACAGGTCGTTCGAGCACGCTGCGACCGTCTTCCGGCCCAGCCAATGTATCGTCCACtggtagcaacagcagcaccggcagcagcagcagcaacaacagcaacagcatttCAACCGGTAACGGACCGACGCCGGCCATCGGTGGTGGCGCAGGGCTGAACAGTTCCACCGTCGGTCCACCAGCGGGAACATATCATCAGGGGACGCgtgaacaacaacagcaaacgatCTACAACACGGCACACCAG CCTACACACCAATTACGCCGAGACGAT ATTCCGCTCTTGCTCGAGCACCATCAGCAGGAACATTTGCATCATCATGCCCATTCCCAACCctcccaccaccagcaccagcaccaccaccaccaccagcctcCTGTAGcttctcttcctcctcttcctccacTACCTCCAACGCAGGCTCCTTTACATCTTCACCCATCGGTGACCGGCACAGCGGCCACGCTGCCACCGTCTTCGCAAGGACATTCGCAACagaaccatcatcatcatcatcaacagcagcaacaatcgagcagcagcagcagcagcattatgTCACAATCAAATCATCCCTCATCGCCTCAAGTGTTGGTGAGTCGGGTGGGAGTGGCTCCGGTAACCTCCAGCTCCATCCGAACCGctcccacagcagcagcatcagcacacGTACCTCCTCGCTCCGTAAGCaacaaccatcatcatcatcatcaacagcagcagcagcagcagcagcagtcccaCCACCATCCTcaacatcaccaccatcatctccATCAGCACGCTTCCCATCCGTATATGCACGGGAACCATCTGCAGCAGCATCGTTCAGCGTCCCCGCCACCAACCGGAAGCGGTCACGGACCGACGACCCACCCGCATCATCAGCTGCAACACCACCACGGATCGCTGAACTCGATCGATGGGCCGATGGCCGGTCGGGGAGCAGCTATTACTAccaccccaccaccaccaccagcaccctCTCAGCCggcagtagtggtggtggaCCGGATGATGTCCGGTCACTCCCAACGGCCGCCAGCTCACTAA